The Candidatus Saccharimonadales bacterium genome has a segment encoding these proteins:
- a CDS encoding ROK family protein → MLVTVDTGGTKTLIAAFGQDGKIGETIKFPTPMDQDEYVTLLRNTLQKNYSDKPVEAVVVALPGIVKDGVAIWCNNLGWKDFDAHSAFSGVLGKTPVLIENDANLAGLAETRILDPMPISSLYVTISTGIGTGIITNGKIDPGLRYSEGGRALVEFEGQVREWESFASGKAITVAYSKFARDITSDRIWNQIADRISRGFLALVPVIQPDIIIIGGSIGTYFEKYGPKLEAILKEKLPPHIACPRFIAAKHPEEAVIYGCYYYALDYLASR, encoded by the coding sequence ATGTTAGTGACGGTGGACACGGGCGGAACAAAAACCTTGATTGCAGCGTTTGGTCAGGATGGGAAGATTGGCGAGACCATTAAATTTCCCACGCCCATGGATCAAGACGAATACGTCACACTTCTTCGAAATACACTTCAAAAAAACTATAGCGACAAGCCCGTCGAGGCAGTTGTTGTCGCCCTCCCTGGTATCGTAAAAGACGGCGTTGCAATCTGGTGTAACAATCTAGGATGGAAAGATTTTGATGCCCATAGCGCATTTTCGGGTGTTCTGGGAAAAACTCCCGTGTTAATTGAAAACGACGCTAACCTAGCTGGTCTAGCTGAAACACGAATTCTTGATCCAATGCCTATTTCTTCGCTATATGTCACGATTAGTACGGGGATCGGGACAGGGATTATTACTAATGGCAAAATCGACCCAGGACTCCGCTATAGCGAAGGTGGACGTGCACTCGTTGAGTTTGAGGGCCAAGTCCGCGAATGGGAGAGTTTTGCTTCAGGCAAAGCGATAACCGTCGCCTACAGCAAATTTGCCCGCGATATTACATCCGATCGTATCTGGAATCAAATCGCAGACCGAATTAGCCGCGGGTTTTTGGCACTCGTCCCTGTTATTCAGCCTGACATTATTATTATCGGCGGCAGCATTGGTACGTATTTTGAAAAATACGGACCAAAGCTAGAAGCTATTTTAAAAGAAAAACTTCCACCTCATATCGCTTGTCCGCGCTTTATTGCCGCAAAACACCCCGAAGAAGCGGTCATTTACGGATGCTATTATTATGCCCTCGATTACCTCGCTAGCCGATAG